From the Shewanella amazonensis SB2B genome, one window contains:
- the lepB gene encoding signal peptidase I, whose amino-acid sequence MAAYFSQILVIVTLVSGLIWLFDVLFQAPKRKAALAVAQSGDANLSEDAVEAITKEPYIVETAHSVFPVIAFVLVLRSFLYEPFQIPSGSMMPTLLVGDFILVEKFSYGIKEPMWRKEVIATGKPERGDVVVFKYPEDPRIDYIKRVVGLPGDRVFYQNKELYIQRACVEGEICQSVPAKVDRIALGDSEFVQDGVRLKHYKEQLGDVEHEILINPARPDMRGMFYRKGSVPAGEFVVPEGQYFVMGDNRDNSTDSRFWGFVPEENLVGKAVAIWISFEFDRKPSDTLPTWVPTGVRFERVGGIQ is encoded by the coding sequence ATGGCTGCGTATTTTTCACAAATTCTGGTGATAGTCACCCTGGTGTCAGGGTTGATTTGGCTGTTTGATGTGTTGTTTCAGGCCCCTAAGCGCAAGGCCGCATTGGCTGTGGCTCAGTCCGGCGATGCCAACCTGTCAGAAGACGCTGTCGAAGCCATCACCAAGGAACCCTACATAGTCGAAACCGCACACTCTGTGTTCCCGGTCATCGCCTTTGTATTGGTGCTGCGTTCGTTCCTGTATGAACCTTTTCAAATTCCGTCCGGCTCCATGATGCCAACCCTGTTGGTGGGGGACTTTATTCTGGTGGAAAAATTCAGCTACGGCATCAAAGAGCCTATGTGGCGCAAAGAGGTTATCGCCACAGGTAAGCCGGAGCGCGGTGATGTGGTGGTCTTCAAATACCCTGAAGATCCCAGAATTGACTATATTAAGCGTGTGGTAGGCCTGCCGGGAGACCGCGTGTTTTATCAAAACAAAGAGCTCTACATTCAGCGAGCCTGTGTTGAAGGCGAGATCTGCCAGAGCGTCCCAGCCAAGGTTGACCGTATTGCCCTTGGCGACAGCGAGTTTGTGCAGGATGGCGTGCGTCTTAAGCATTACAAAGAGCAGCTTGGCGACGTTGAGCACGAAATTTTGATTAATCCAGCCCGCCCCGACATGCGCGGCATGTTCTACCGCAAAGGCAGTGTGCCAGCGGGTGAATTTGTGGTGCCGGAAGGCCAATACTTTGTGATGGGTGATAACCGCGACAACAGTACCGACAGCCGTTTTTGGGGCTTTGTGCCCGAAGAGAACCTTGTGGGTAAGGCCGTGGCCATTTGGATTAGCTTTGAGTTTGACCGCAAGCCATCTGACACCCTGCCAACCTGGGTGCCCACAGGTGTGCGTTTTGAGCGCGTAGGCGGTATCCAGTGA
- the rnc gene encoding ribonuclease III, producing the protein MEPIKNLPRLCRTLGYEFSDIRLLEQALTHRSASNQHNERLEFLGDSILSIVISDALFHQFPKATEGDLSRMRATLVRGDTLAVIAKEFKLGDYLNLGPGELKSGGFRRESILADAVEAIIGAVYLDADLETCRSLLLGWYETRLADIKPGVGQKDAKTLLQEYLQGMKKPLPEYQVTQVEGEAHDQTFTVECRVTDLADAVVGVGSSRRKAEQMAAAQVLELLNQ; encoded by the coding sequence ATGGAGCCGATTAAAAATCTGCCGCGACTGTGCCGGACTCTGGGCTATGAGTTCAGCGATATCCGTCTGCTTGAGCAGGCACTGACTCACAGAAGTGCCTCAAACCAGCATAACGAACGGCTGGAGTTTTTGGGTGATTCCATTCTCTCCATCGTGATATCCGATGCGCTGTTTCATCAGTTCCCCAAGGCCACGGAAGGTGACCTGAGCCGTATGCGCGCCACCCTAGTGCGGGGCGATACCCTGGCGGTGATTGCCAAGGAATTCAAGCTGGGGGATTACCTCAATCTGGGCCCGGGAGAGCTCAAGAGCGGTGGTTTCCGCCGGGAGTCTATCCTGGCGGATGCGGTGGAAGCCATCATAGGTGCCGTCTATTTGGATGCGGACCTTGAAACCTGCCGCAGTTTATTGCTGGGCTGGTACGAAACCAGGCTTGCCGACATCAAGCCCGGGGTTGGCCAAAAGGATGCCAAGACCCTGCTTCAGGAGTATCTGCAGGGAATGAAAAAGCCCCTGCCTGAATATCAGGTGACCCAGGTAGAAGGTGAGGCGCACGATCAGACCTTTACCGTGGAATGCCGGGTGACCGACCTTGCCGATGCCGTCGTGGGTGTTGGCAGTTCTCGCCGTAAAGCCGAACAAATGGCGGCGGCACAAGTTTTGGAATTATTGAATCAATGA
- the era gene encoding GTPase Era: MSKKPAPGVPENEPSLEDLLAQMNSQNQPEEHYDVTYCGMVAIVGRPNVGKSTLLNKLLKQKISITSRKPQTTRHRIMGIHTEGPNQIVFIDTPGLHIEEKRAINRLMNRAAASSLADVSMVIFVVDGMEWTADDEMVLNKLRRGGEHRKTVLAINKVDGIKEKEDLFPYLIEVSKKYPFDDIVPVSAKQGSNVERLLDLARESLPESVFFFPEDYVTDRSQRFMASEIVREKLMRFLGDELPYDATVEIEQFKMMENGVYQINALVLVERDGQKRMVIGKKGERIRTIATEARKDMERLFDNKVFLEVWVKVKSGWADDERALRSLGYGED; the protein is encoded by the coding sequence ATGAGCAAGAAACCCGCACCAGGCGTACCGGAAAACGAACCAAGCCTGGAAGATTTGCTGGCACAGATGAACAGCCAGAATCAACCCGAAGAGCACTACGATGTGACCTATTGTGGCATGGTAGCCATCGTTGGTCGTCCCAACGTAGGTAAATCCACCTTGCTCAACAAGTTGCTGAAGCAAAAAATCAGTATTACTTCCCGTAAGCCCCAGACCACCCGTCACCGCATTATGGGTATTCATACCGAAGGACCGAATCAAATCGTCTTTATTGATACCCCTGGTCTGCACATTGAAGAAAAGCGTGCCATCAACCGCCTGATGAACCGTGCTGCTGCCAGCTCCCTGGCCGATGTGTCCATGGTCATCTTTGTCGTGGACGGCATGGAATGGACTGCCGACGATGAAATGGTGCTGAACAAGCTGCGCCGCGGCGGTGAGCATCGCAAGACAGTGCTGGCCATCAACAAGGTTGATGGCATCAAGGAAAAAGAAGATCTGTTCCCATACCTTATCGAAGTATCCAAGAAATACCCCTTCGATGACATAGTGCCAGTGTCGGCCAAACAGGGCTCTAATGTAGAGCGGCTGCTGGATTTGGCCCGTGAATCGCTGCCCGAGTCTGTGTTCTTCTTCCCCGAAGACTATGTTACCGACCGCAGCCAGCGCTTTATGGCCTCTGAGATTGTCCGTGAAAAGCTGATGCGCTTCCTCGGCGATGAACTGCCTTACGATGCCACGGTGGAAATCGAACAGTTCAAGATGATGGAAAACGGTGTTTACCAAATCAATGCCCTGGTACTGGTTGAGCGCGATGGCCAGAAACGTATGGTCATTGGTAAAAAAGGCGAGCGTATTCGCACCATTGCCACCGAGGCCCGCAAAGACATGGAGCGCCTGTTCGATAACAAGGTATTCCTTGAGGTTTGGGTGAAGGTGAAATCCGGCTGGGCCGACGACGAGCGGGCCCTTCGCAGTCTGGGTTACGGCGAAGATTAA
- the recO gene encoding DNA repair protein RecO, with protein sequence MERGYLLHSRPYRENSAIVNLLVDGAGRVDAIARLGSGKRSSRALLQPFQPLLFSLSGKGELRTLIQPEAYAPAIPLQGDALYAAMYLNELLMRCLSHSHAGEGLFFSYHQTLMSMAKGFCQSQLRYFELSLLEELGACPSLSDDTLGTAISAECAYRPCPEGGLAPSTLEKAISGRAILALAEKNLSEADFAAARQLLRFLLAPFVGNKPLVSRQLFANRNKS encoded by the coding sequence ATGGAAAGGGGTTACCTGCTGCATTCGCGTCCCTATCGGGAAAACAGCGCCATCGTAAACCTCTTGGTGGATGGCGCAGGTCGGGTCGATGCCATTGCGCGGCTCGGCAGCGGCAAGCGCTCCAGTCGGGCGCTGCTGCAACCCTTCCAGCCTTTACTGTTTTCACTGTCGGGCAAGGGAGAACTCAGAACCCTTATTCAGCCCGAAGCCTATGCCCCGGCGATTCCGCTGCAGGGCGACGCTCTCTATGCCGCTATGTACCTCAATGAACTCCTGATGCGCTGCCTCAGCCACAGTCATGCGGGCGAGGGGCTGTTTTTCAGCTACCACCAGACACTGATGTCCATGGCCAAGGGGTTTTGCCAAAGTCAGCTGAGATACTTTGAGCTGTCACTGCTTGAAGAGCTTGGCGCCTGTCCATCGCTCTCGGATGATACCCTTGGCACGGCCATCAGTGCCGAATGTGCCTACAGGCCCTGCCCCGAGGGAGGCCTTGCCCCAAGTACACTGGAAAAAGCCATTTCCGGTCGGGCGATTCTTGCTTTGGCCGAGAAGAATCTCTCCGAGGCCGATTTTGCCGCAGCAAGGCAGTTGCTCAGGTTTCTATTGGCCCCCTTTGTTGGCAATAAGCCCTTGGTCAGCCGGCAGCTCTTCGCCAATCGAAACAAAAGCTGA
- the pdxJ gene encoding pyridoxine 5'-phosphate synthase produces the protein MSRILLGVNIDHIATLRQARGTNYPDPVHAAAVAEHAGADGITIHLREDRRHIIDRDVYLLAKTLKTRMNFECAVTEEMLNIACEVKPTYVCLVPEKREELTTEGGLDVAGQKDKIRAAVERLTAQGILVSLFIDADKTQIDAAHEVGAPYIEIHTGRYADAHTEAEAEIELERIASMAKYAHGLGITVNAGHGLHYHNVKPIAAIPELYELNIGHAIVARSAIDGLEKAVRDMKQLMLEGRRGE, from the coding sequence ATGAGCCGCATTCTTCTGGGCGTGAACATCGACCACATCGCCACCCTGCGCCAGGCTCGTGGCACCAACTACCCGGACCCAGTACACGCTGCTGCCGTGGCTGAGCATGCCGGCGCCGATGGCATCACCATTCACCTGCGTGAAGACAGGCGCCATATCATTGACCGCGATGTGTACCTGTTGGCCAAAACCCTTAAAACAAGGATGAATTTCGAGTGTGCTGTTACCGAGGAGATGCTCAATATCGCCTGTGAGGTTAAACCCACCTATGTGTGTTTGGTGCCTGAGAAGCGTGAAGAGCTGACTACTGAAGGCGGTCTGGATGTAGCTGGGCAGAAGGATAAAATCCGCGCTGCTGTTGAGCGTTTGACAGCCCAGGGTATTCTGGTGTCGCTCTTTATCGATGCCGACAAGACCCAAATCGATGCGGCGCACGAAGTGGGGGCACCCTATATCGAAATCCACACCGGCCGTTATGCCGATGCCCACACCGAGGCCGAAGCCGAAATAGAGCTTGAGCGCATCGCATCCATGGCCAAATACGCCCATGGTTTGGGGATTACCGTGAATGCCGGTCACGGTTTGCACTACCACAACGTCAAGCCCATCGCCGCCATTCCTGAGCTGTATGAGCTCAATATTGGCCACGCCATTGTCGCCCGCAGTGCAATCGATGGCCTGGAGAAGGCCGTGCGCGACATGAAGCAGCTGATGCTTGAAGGTCGTCGGGGCGAATAA
- the acpS gene encoding holo-ACP synthase, with amino-acid sequence MSVLGLGTDIVEIERIRSQLERGGDRLAKRILTESELAIFVGSGQRELYLAKRFAAKEAVAKALGTGIGRGVSFQHIETYSDEFGAPCVRLSDGALERMQQLGGSQIRLSIADERHYAVATAILC; translated from the coding sequence ATGTCAGTGCTCGGGCTGGGGACAGACATAGTTGAGATTGAACGTATCCGCAGCCAACTTGAGCGCGGTGGCGACAGGCTCGCCAAGCGGATACTGACGGAATCCGAACTGGCGATTTTTGTCGGCAGCGGTCAGCGCGAGTTGTATCTTGCCAAGCGCTTTGCCGCCAAGGAAGCGGTGGCCAAGGCGCTGGGTACAGGCATAGGTCGTGGCGTGTCGTTTCAACATATCGAGACCTACAGCGATGAGTTTGGTGCCCCCTGTGTACGCCTGAGTGACGGCGCCCTTGAGCGGATGCAGCAGCTGGGCGGCAGCCAAATCCGCCTGTCCATCGCCGATGAGC